One window from the genome of Hippocampus zosterae strain Florida chromosome 7, ASM2543408v3, whole genome shotgun sequence encodes:
- the tert gene encoding telomerase reverse transcriptase yields the protein MMFSADLSKVLDLVRSLYCHTETLEEFTDRIVFQEGRKLVLVEQADSYSFQSFVGSLVVGYDNELQHVPSCHQVSTLSELLAFILNRLKRKKKHNILVRGYKLLCLDQQEDDIDHFKFQGEVGQNVANIHTSDLWKKLALRLGTDITRYLLENCSIFVMVPPSCAFQVCGFPIYDRVYKPVVRSGFCLQARFRTRRNTKSAKSRRAVSLKRGGFRASYQKRKREINEEDEEDTLRSGKRRRLAKAQEVKETVEKRQPLYFKPEEISGDVFQQAAETGTAPLETRPSWRSGIFPPSPPSRCFIRTMAFLYGCPGMNRFLLNRKKKSAAGSRRIQGPDLVRIIFFEGLAYLNGLERKTKKLPRRFFNMVPLFSQLLRQHRRYAYSRTLQRLCPLVRSDLPQGDLCSLLPKYCRPHRVYLFVRECLCAVIPLELWGSLENRCHFLARVRGFLCSTKYVKISIAELMWKMKVNDCDWLKISKKGRIPPSELAYRTRVLSQLLAWLLDGYVVGLVRACFYATESVGQKNALRFYRQELWARLQELAFRDHLSAGHWKELTQAEADSLPNSTVFNHLRFIPKAVTMRPIMRVFGVDAQTRAFRRKICDLRDVLRACVRFSPSLLGSTVWGMTDVHKVLSTLVQTLEDKPEPLYFAKVDVSGAYESLPHDKLLHVVSEALSLAYESFNMRSYTSLWLDSFEGLKKSFVRRADFVTAELSCSNMKGFVTALQKTNRVHHSILVEQHRATNIHAQDILQFFTHMLTHSFVRFGKKTYRQLCGIPQGCPASTLLCCLCYGHMENALFEGMELVKGRLMRMVDDFLLITPSLCEAQNFLNVLFAGVSEYGLVVNPHKVVVNFELQEDLTSCAGIQKLASHCLFPWCGLLLDTSSLNVYNDYSSYSGQSLSQSLTLGISQSAGEQMRRKLMRILKLKCHAVFLDLKTNTVTTVYRNIYKLVLLHAFRFHVCAQSLPFGQTVAKNPDNFLRMVWDMAHYANKLLRHSNRGYEALDGIVPSEAMELLFCLSFLLVLSQHRSLYKGMIPHLHKWKRSLQSRLGDVQLTRVRQAARPRIPVEFLTIRT from the exons ATGATGTTTTCGGCTGATCTATCCAAGGTTCTCGACCTCGTGCGATCCCTATATTGCCACACAGAAACGCTGGAGGAGTTTACGGACAGAATCGTGTTCCAAGAGGGTCGCAAATTGGTTCTTGTCGAACAGGCGGACTCTTACTCCTTTCAATCCTTCGTCGGGAGCCTTGTCGTTGGCTATGACAACGAGCTTCAGCACGTGCCGAGCTGCCACCAG GTCAGCACTCTGTCGGAACTGTTGGCCTTCATTCTCAATCGcctgaaaaggaagaaaaagcacAACATCTTGGTACGCGGTTACAAACTGCTGTGCTTGGATCAGCAGGAGGATGACATAGACCACTTCAAGTTCCAGGGTGAAGTCGGACAGAATGTTGCCAACATCCACACCAGTGACCTGTGGAAGAAATTGGCCCTGCGTCTCGGTACGGACATCACTCGCTACCTGCTGGAGAACTgttccatttttgtcatggttCCGCCGTCGTGCGCTTTCCAGGTGTGCGGCTTTCCCATCTACGACAGGGTTTACAAACCCGTCGTCCGCTCCGGGTTTTGCCTCCAGGCTCGATTCAGGACCCGTCGTAATACTAAGTCTGCGAAAAGTCGACGTGCAGTGAGCTTGAAAAGGGGGGGTTTTAGAGCCTCATATCAGAAAAGGAAGAGAGAAATcaatgaggaggatgaggaggacacGCTGCGTTCTGGAAAAAGGAGACGTCTCGCAAAAGCTCAGGAAGTTAAAGAGACAGTTGAAAAAAGACAGCCGCTGTACTTCAAGCCCGAGGAGATAAGCGGTGATGTCTTTCAGCAAGCAGCTGAAACGGGCACAGCTCCTTTGGAAACAAGACCTAGTTGGAGATCAGGCATTTTCCCTCCTTCGCCTCCCTCGCGGTGTTTCATAAGAACaatggccttcctgtatggttGCCCGGGTATGAACCGGTTCCTCCtcaacaggaagaagaaaagtgcGGCGGGCTCGAGAAGAATACAAGGTCCGGATCTGGTGAGAATCATTTTCTTCGAGGGGCTGGCCTATCTGAACGGACTGGAGAGGAAAACGAAGAAGCTCCCCCGTCGCTTTTTCAACATGGTCCCCCTTTTTAGCCAGCTTTTGCGTCAGCACAGGAGGTACGCCTACAGCAGAACACTGCAGCGACTGTGCCCTCTGGTGCGGAGCGACCTGCCCCAAGGTGATCTCTGCTCCCTTTTGCCCAAATATTGTCGGCCTCACCGGGTCTACCTTTTCGTGAGGGAGTGCCTGTGCGCCGTCATCCCGTTAGAGCTTTGGGGCTCCTTGGAAAACCGTTGTCATTTTTTGGCGCGGGTCAGGGGCTTTTTGTGCAGCACTAAGTATGTAAAGATTTCCATTGCGGAGCTGATGTGGAAGATGAAGGTGAATGACTGCGACTGGTTGAAGATCAGTAAGAAAG GGCGGATCCCACCCAGCGAGCTCGCGTATCGGACGCGGGTGCTCAGTCAGCTGCTCGCTTGGCTACTTGACGGCTACGTCGTCGGCCTCGTGCGAGCTTGCTTCTACGCCACAGAAAGTGTGGGTCAGAAGAACGCCCTGAGGTTCTACAGGCAGGAGCTTTGGGCCAGACTGCAGGAGCTTGCCTTCAG AGATCACCTTTCTGCGGGTCACTGGAAGGAATTGACTCAGGCTGAGGCGGATTCCCTCCCCAATAGCACCGTCTTCAACCATCTGCGCTTCATCCCAAAGGCGGTTACAATGAGGCCCATCATGCGAGTTTTTGGAGTAGACGCTCAGACCAGG GCCTTCCGAAGGAAGATATGTGACCTGAGGGATGTCTTGCGGGCCTGCGTACgcttctctccctccctcctggGTTCCACAGTGTGGGGGATGACGGATGTCCACAAGGTGTTGTCCACTCTTGTGCAGACCCTGGAAGACAAACCAGAGCCCCTCTACTTTGCTAAG GTGGACGTCAGCGGAGCATACGAGAGTCTTCCCCATGACAAACTTTTACATGTGGTCAGCGAAGCCCTGTCGCTTGCCTACGAGTCCTTCAACATGCGCAGCTACACCTCTTTGTGGCTAGATTCTTTCGAGGGCCTGAAGAAGTCTTTTGTCAGACGG GCTGACTTTGTGACGGCTGAGCTGAGCTGCAGCAACATGAAAGGGTTTGTGACGGCCCTGCAAAAAACCAACAGAGTTCACCACTCCATCTTGGTGGAGCAG CACAGGGCCACAAATATTCACGCCCAAGATATCCTTCAGTTCTTCACCCACATGTTGACCCACAGCTTTGTACGGTTTGGGAAGAA AACCTATCGTCAGCTTTGCGGGATTCCCCAGGGATGCCCCGCATCCACTTTGCTCTGCTGTCTCTGCTACGGTCACATGGAGAATGCCCTGTTCGAAGGAATGGAGTTAGTCAAAGG ACGATTGATGAGAATGGTGGATGATTTTCTTCTGATCACACCCAGCCTCTGCGAGGCACAAAACTTTCTCAA TGTCTTGTTCGCCGGGGTTTCGGAGTACGGCCTAGTGGTCAACCCGCACAAGGTGGTGGTCAACTTTGAGCTGCAGGAAGATCTGACTTCCTGCGCCGGCATCCAGAAGCTGGCCTCCCATTGCCTCTTCCCATGGTGCGGCTTGTTGCTGGACACGTCTTCTCTCAACGTCTATAATGATTACTCCAG CTACTCGGGCCAGTCTCTGTCCCAGAGCCTCACTTTGGGCATATCCCAATCGGCAGGGGAGCAAATGAGGAGGAAGTTGATGAGGATCCTGAAACTCAAGTGCCACGCTGTGTTCTTGGACTTGAAG ACAAATACCGTGACGACAGTCTACAGAAATATCTACAAGTTGGTGCTACTCCATGCATTCAG ATTCCATGTGTGTGCCCAGAGTTTACCTTTTGGCCAAACGGTTGCAAAGAACCCTGACAACTTTCTGCGGATGGTATGGGACATGGCTCATTATGCCAATAAGCTCTTGAGGCACAGCAACAGAG GCTACGAGGCCCTGGATGGCATTGTGCCAAGCGAGGCAATGGAATTGCTTTTCTGCCTTTCATTTCTACtggtgttgtcgcaacatcgcTCCCTGTACAAAGGCATGATTCCGCATCTGCATAAAT GGAAGCGCAGTCTGCAGAGCCGTCTGGGAGATGTGCAACTGACGAGGGTGAGACAAGCAGCTAGACCCAGGATCCCTGTGGAATTCTTGACCATTCGAACTTAA
- the sync gene encoding trichohyalin, giving the protein MEDDDDPSFDFEPLFIREENGDPETDWSTLDFPRTHTSQPSSMGPYLLEMDDLLKRCEELTAIPLESDQEQMLGERETSPYFSTSHTRNTMGMADECAEHQFHEDMPITSSGNKLSSTMVQYEGQLMGMLAMLESCMDEAPVDFEMNQEYVHVNKVKDVTSERQSVGHLDPTRNGSESEVHDREFKYIKPSMTVGCTSRVDDVNVADSPTESLEMEMSFEVDGFQTLASQMEKCIEELQRLERKRKDLLAEVLELRRQEAQEEEEAASEANISNRVNELMAVLRKEEEDRREERKREVQLLRSEVAEEERRVWKSEMEKQELRDQMRKLKRQLFTKAKESAHIQAALNKRRHEMDLQKREEEKLQTLLQQMTEEGSQLKSQHQQYLRDLRAEICVCTAGRTCNTTQEELSRRNSCGDIQQYLQDGLRALENRYEPVLLGLQKRKETTTRDCLKAKEQTRELKAQLGPLWEEIQAQVLQRARLEEKLKLVHVQRREDSEHYEESIRCLERSSRELKMELTVQRRKNKEAADLRDCLSKQILLYRSAAGDHQKSEHQKEA; this is encoded by the exons ATGGAGGACGACGACGATCCGTCATTTGATTTCGAACCACTGTTCATCCGAGAAGAGAACGGAGACCCCGAGACCGACTGGTCTACTCTCGATTTTCCAAGGACGCACACGAGTCAGCCGTCTTCAATGGGGCCGTACTTGCTCGAGATGGATGACTTACTCAAGAGGTGCGAGGAGCTCACGGCCATCCCGCTCGAGTCGGACCAGGAACAGATGCTTGGCGAAAGAGAAACATCGCCGTATTTTTCCACAAGTCACACCAGGAACACAATGGGGATGGCGGACGAGTGCGCGGAACACCAGTTCCATGAGGACATGCCGATCACTTCGTCGGGAAACAAATTGAGCAGCACCATGGTGCAGTATGAAGGTCAACTGATGGGGATGTTGGCCATGCTGGAGAGCTGTATGGACGAGGCGCCCGTAGATTTCGAGATGAACCAGGAGTATGTGCATGTGAACAAAGTCAAGGACGTGACGTCGGAACGTCAGAGCGTTGGTCACCTGGATCCCACAAGGAACGGGTCTGAATCGGAAGTTCACGACCGAGAATTCAAGTATATCAAGCCATCGATGACAGTCGGCTGTACTTCCCGAGTGGATGATGTCAACGTCGCAGATTCTCCAACAGAGTCCTTGGAGATGGAAATGAGTTTTGAAGTAGATGGATTCCAGACACTGGCCAGTCAGATGGAGAAGTGCATCGAGGAGCTGCAGCGCTTAGAAAGGAAGCGGAAAGACTTACTGGCGGAGGTGCTGGAGCTGAGGCGGCAGGAagcccaagaagaagaagaagcagcatcAGAGGCTAACATTTCAAACAGAGTCAATGAGTTGATGGCGGTGCTgagaaaggaggaggaagaccggAGAGAGGAGAGAAAGAGGGAGGTGCAGCTCCTCAGGTCGGAAGTGGCCGAAGAGGAGCGGCGAGTGTGGAAGTCGGAAATGGAGAAGCAGGAGTTGCGCGACCAGATGCGCAAGCTCAAAAGGCAACTCTTCACCAAGGCCAAGGAGAGCGCACACATTCAGGCAGCCCTCAACAAGCGACGTCATGAAATGGATCTCCAGAAGAGAGAGGAG GAGAAACTGCAGACTTTGCTCCAGCAAATGACAGAAGAGGGCTCACAGCTCAAGTCACAACATCAGCAATATCTCCGGGACCTCCGAGCAGAGATTTGCGTTTGCACTGCCGGCCGGACTTGCAACACGACGCAGGAGGAGCTGTCCAGGAGGAACTCCTGCGGGGACATCCAGCAGTACCTCCAGGACGGCCTGAGAGCCCTTGAGAACAG GTACGAACCCGTGTTGCTGGGCCTTCAGAAGAGGAAAGAGACAACAACTAGGGATTGTTTAAAAGCAAAAGAACAGACCCGAGAGCTCAAAGCCCAGCTCGGACCCTTGTGGGAGGAGATTCAAGCGCAGGTGCTGCAGAGGGCTCGCTTGGAGGAGAAACTTAAACTCGTTCACGtacagaggagagaggactctGAGCACTACGAG GAGAGCATCCGTTGTCTCGAGCGGAGCAGCAGGGAGCTGAAGATGGAGTTGACGGtacagagaagaaaaaacaaagaggcgGCAGATTTGCGAGACTGCCTTTCCAAACAAATCCTTCTTTACAG GTCAGCTGCTGGCGACCACCAGAAGTCCGAGCACCAAAAAGAAGCATGA
- the LOC127603756 gene encoding sodium-dependent neutral amino acid transporter B(0)AT3-like has translation MDKTRDVQEEVTWNNKIEYMLTSIGFAVGIGNVWRFPYLCQIYGGGAFLIPYLIALVFEGLPLLYLEMAIGQRLRKGSIGVWRNISPFLGGVGIGSMVVSFLVCNFYNTILAWVFWYFFNSFQNPLPWSQCPLNINRTGLNEECVKSTPVNFFWYRQTLNITTDIETSGSLQWWLVVCLACAWLTMYICIIKGIQSMGKAVYVTTTLPYVVLTIFLVRALTLPGATDGLVYLFTPDWEILKNPQVWLDASTQIFFSLSVAFGGLIAISSYADEKNNCEKDAVIVGLINSGTSLYAAISIFAILGFKANAGFNSCLKENILVLTNHFEFSDQNITADNYDHWVEYLNQTNVDELASLQLRPCKLKTFLDQSASGTGLAFIVFTEAVLEMPGSQLWAVLFFLMLFSLGLSSMFGNAEGVLRPFSDLNLVPKWVPQELITGAFCLMSFLISLIFTTGSGNYWVEVFNSYVGSVPLLIIAFFELIGVVYVYGMKNFSEDIYFMTGKRPNLYWRCCWTLISPLMLKIVLIAYVVLQAQKHPTYPAWNPAYELFPKTEVKPYPDFVFAVIILLCAMPVVSIPLVALYKGIQKVRERSSSREGRNPYGNDAFEIEAQ, from the exons ATGGACAAAACAAGAGATGTGCAAGAGGAAGTCACGTGGAACAACAAGATTGAATACATGCTGACCTCCATCGGTTTTGCAGTTGGGATCGGCAACGTTTGGCGCTTCCCCTACCTTTGCCAAATTTATGGAGGAG GAGCGTTCCTCATCCCTTACCTGATAGCGTTGGTGTTTGAGGGCCTGCCGCTGCTCTACTTGGAAATGGCGATTGGACAGAGGCTCCGCAAGGGAAGCATCGGAGTGTGGAGGAACATCTCGCCCTTTCTCGGCGGAGTTG GCATCGGCTCGATGGTTGTATCGTTCCTGGTGTGCAATTTCTACAATACCATCCTGGCCTGGGTCTTTTGGTACTTTTTCAACTCCTTCCAGAACCCTTTGCCGTGGAGCCAGTGTCCGCTCAACATCAATCGCACAG GCTTGAATGAGGAGTGTGTGAAGAGCACCCCAGTCAATTTCTTCTGGTACCGTCAGACCCTGAACATCACCACTGACATCGAGACCAGCGGTTCTCTGCAGTGGTGGTTGGTGGTCTGCCTGGCCTGCGCCTGGCTGACGATGTACATCTGTATCATCAAAGGCATCCAATCCATGGGAAAG GCAGTGTACGTGACGACCACTTTGCCATACGTGGTACTCACCATTTTTCTGGTCCGCGCCCTCACCCTGCCCGGAGCGACAGACGGACTGGTGTACCTCTTCACCCCTGAT TGGGAGATACTGAAGAACCCCCAGGTGTGGTTGGATGCCTCGACTCAGATCTTCTTCTCTCTTTCGGTGGCCTTTGGAGGTCTGATAGCGATCTCCAGCTATGCTGATGAGAA GAACAACTGTGAGAAGGACGCCGTCATCGTGGGACTGATAAACAGTGGCACATCCCTTTACGCTGCCATATCCATCTTTGCTATCCTGGGCTTTAAAGCCAATGCCGGTTTCAACTCCTGTCTGAAAGA AAACATCTTGGTTTTGACCAACCACTTTGAGTTTTCTGACCAGAATATAACAGCAGACAACTATGACCACTGGGTTGAGTATCTGAATCAGACCAACGTAGACGAGCTCGCCAGCCTGCAACTGAGACCCTGCAAGCTGAAAACATTCCTTGACCAG AGCGCTTCTGGAACTGGCCTGGCTTTTATCGTGTTCACTGAAGCTGTACTGGAGATGCCGGGCTCGCAGTTATGGGCGGTATTGTTTTTCCTCATGCTCTTCAGCTTAGGCCTATCCTCCATGTTTGGTAACGCTGAGGGAGTCCTAAGGCCCTTCTCTGACCTCAACCTGGTACCGAAGTGGGTACCCCAAGAACTCATTACAG GGGCATTCTGCTTGATGTCCTTTTTGATTTCGCTCATCTTCACCACGGGGTCGGGCAACTACTGGGTGGAGGTCTTCAACAGCTACGTGGGCTCAGTCCCCCTGCTCATTATTGCCTTTTTTGAGCTCATCGGAGTGGTTTATGTCTACGGAATGAAAAA TTTCAGTGAAGACATCTATTTCATGACCGGAAAGAGGCCAAATCTTTATTGGAGATGTTGTTGGACTCTCATCAGTCCTTTAATGCTTAAGATAGTGTTGATTGCATATGTGGTCCTCCAAGCCCAGAAACACCCCACATACCCTGCGTGGAATCCTGCTTAC GAACTCTTTCCCAAAACAGAGGTTAAGCCCTACCCAGACTTCGTGTTTGCCGTAATCATCCTCCTCTGTGCCATGCCCGTGGTTTCGATCCCGCTCGTGGCTCTCTACAAAGGAATCCAAAAGGTCAGGGAGAGGTCTTCGTCACGGGAGGGACGAAACCCGTACGGCAATGACGCTTTTGAGATCGAAGCGCAGTGA
- the LOC127603755 gene encoding sodium-dependent neutral amino acid transporter B(0)AT3-like isoform X2, whose protein sequence is MPRKSTASEGPCSIELNIVKQMELEEQGEQKEVKWDNKFQYLLTIIGFAVGLGNIWRFPFLCQTYGGGAFLIPYLIALVIEGLPLLYLELAIGQRIRKGTIGSWREISPLLGGIGISSMLVSFLIALFYTSVLAWVLWYFYNSFQIPLPWSQCPANETKLMAECLKSTPVNFFWYRKTLNITPDIETSGSLQWWLVVCLACNWSLIYICFIRGIKSIGKAVYVTTTLPYVVLTIFLCHALTLPGAVDGLLYLFTPDWQIMKNPQVWLDAATQIFFSLSLAFGGLIAFSSYNNEHNNCEKDALIVGIINSATSLYASIAVFAVLGFKANNDLQNCQTEYVAKFNEMSGQLDLTIFDQGPLNYSLLVEYMKTNPSINSVLSLRECNLNTFLDQSASGTGLAFIMFTQAVLEMPYPQVWAVLFFLMLFSLGLSSMFGTLEGVLNPIRELNVVPKWLPVEVWTGLVCLTAFLMSLIFTMGSGNYWVEVFNTYVGSIPLLIIAFFEVVGVAYVHRMKNFSDDIFFMTGKKPSFYWRICWTIVSPLMLISVLIAYVALEAQHTPTFGTWDPAYELFPQTQVKPYPGWVVAISVLLCALPVSAIPLVALYHSFKKTSSRLNINPYRVSMENSVQEDQQ, encoded by the exons ATGCCACGCAAAAGCACAGCAAGCGAGGGGCCCTGCAGCATAGAG CTCAACATCGTCAAACAAATGGAGTTGGAAGAGCAGGGAGAGCAAAAGGAAGTCAAATGGGACAACAAATTCCAGTACTTGCTAACCATCATTGGCTTTGCAGTTGGACTTGGAAACATTTGGCGCTTTCCCTTCCTTTGCCAAACTTACGGAGGAG GGGCCTTCCTCATCCCGTACCTGATAGCGCTGGTGATTGAGGGTCTCCCCCTGCTCTACCTGGAGTTGGCCATCGGACAGAGGATCCGCAAGGGAACCATTGGATCGTGGCGAGAGATCTCACCCTTGCTGGGTGGAATTG GCATCAGCTCCATGCTGGTATCTTTTCTGATTGCACTTTTCTACACCTCCGTCCTGGCTTGGGTGCTGTGGTACTTCTACAACTCGTTCCAAATCCCTCTGCCGTGGAGCCAGTGTCCGGCTAATGAAACAA AATTGATGGCCGAATGCCTGAAAAGCACTCCGGTTAATTTCTTCTGGTACCGCAAGACCCTCAACATCACTCCTGACATTGAGACCAGCGGTTCTCTGCAGTGGTGGTTGGTGGTCTGCCTGGCCTGCAACTGGTCATTGATCTATATCTGTTTCATCAGAGGAATCAAGTCCATCGGGAAG GCGGTATATGTGACAACCACGTTGCCCTACGTGGTCCTCACTATTTTTCTGTGCCATGCCCTCACCTTGCCCGGAGCCGTCGATGGACTGTTGTATCTCTTCACCCCTGAC TGGCAGATCATGAAGAACCCGCAGGTGTGGCTTGACGCCGCGACTCAAATCTTCTTCTCCCTCTCGTTGGCCTTTGGAGGTCTGATAGCGTTCTCCAGTTACAACAATGAGCA CAACAACTGCGAGAAGGATGCCCTTATTGTGGGAATAATCAACAGCGCCACGTCCCTGTACGCATCCATTGCCGTCTTTGCCGTCCTGGGCTTTAAAGCCAACAACGACTTGCAAAACTGTCAGACGGAGTACGTGGCGAAGTTCAACGAAATGTCCGGACAGCTTGACTTGACCATTTTCGACCAGGGTCCACTCAACTATAGCCTGTTGGTTGAGTACATGAAGACAAATCCATCAATCAACTCCGTGCTGTCACTGAGAGAGTGTAACCTAAACACTTTCCTTGACCAG AGTGCTTCTGGAACCGGCCTGGCTTTTATCATGTTCACCCAAGCAGTGCTGGAGATGCCATACCCGCAGGTGTGGGCGGTCTTGTTTTTCCTGATGCTCTTCAGCTTGGGCTTGTCCTCCATGTTTGGCACCCTCGAGGGAGTCCTCAACCCCATTCGCGAGCTCAACGTTGTGCCCAAGTGGCTCCCTGTTGAAGTGTGGACAG GGCTGGTGTGCTTGACTGCCTTCTTGATGTCTCTCATCTTCACCATGGGATCTGGGAACTATTGGGTTGAGGTGTTCAACACTTACGTGGGATCCATCCCCCTCCTCATTATTGCCTTTTTCGAAGTCGTCGGAGTGGCGTATGTCCACAGAATGAAAAA TTTCAGTGACGACATCTTTTTCATGACCGGCAAGAAGCCCAGTTTTTACTGGAGGATTTGTTGGACCATCGTCAGTCCTTTGATGCTGATCTCAGTATTGATCGCCTACGTGGCACTCGAGGCACAGCATACCCCCACCTTTGGCACATGGGACCCGGCTTAT GAGCTGTTCCCCCAAACTCAGGTGAAGCCCTACCCCGGCTGGGTGGTTGCCATCAGCGTGCTACTTTGCGCCTTGCCCGTGAGCGCCATCCCACTTGTAGCTTTGTACCACAGCTTCAAGAAGACCTCCAGCCGTCTCAACATCAACCCGTACAGGGTTTCAATGGAGAATTCCGTGCAGGAGGACCAGCAATAA
- the LOC127603755 gene encoding sodium-dependent neutral amino acid transporter B(0)AT3-like isoform X1 → MPRKSTASEGPCSIEVRQGELNIVKQMELEEQGEQKEVKWDNKFQYLLTIIGFAVGLGNIWRFPFLCQTYGGGAFLIPYLIALVIEGLPLLYLELAIGQRIRKGTIGSWREISPLLGGIGISSMLVSFLIALFYTSVLAWVLWYFYNSFQIPLPWSQCPANETKLMAECLKSTPVNFFWYRKTLNITPDIETSGSLQWWLVVCLACNWSLIYICFIRGIKSIGKAVYVTTTLPYVVLTIFLCHALTLPGAVDGLLYLFTPDWQIMKNPQVWLDAATQIFFSLSLAFGGLIAFSSYNNEHNNCEKDALIVGIINSATSLYASIAVFAVLGFKANNDLQNCQTEYVAKFNEMSGQLDLTIFDQGPLNYSLLVEYMKTNPSINSVLSLRECNLNTFLDQSASGTGLAFIMFTQAVLEMPYPQVWAVLFFLMLFSLGLSSMFGTLEGVLNPIRELNVVPKWLPVEVWTGLVCLTAFLMSLIFTMGSGNYWVEVFNTYVGSIPLLIIAFFEVVGVAYVHRMKNFSDDIFFMTGKKPSFYWRICWTIVSPLMLISVLIAYVALEAQHTPTFGTWDPAYELFPQTQVKPYPGWVVAISVLLCALPVSAIPLVALYHSFKKTSSRLNINPYRVSMENSVQEDQQ, encoded by the exons ATGCCACGCAAAAGCACAGCAAGCGAGGGGCCCTGCAGCATAGAGGTGAGACAAGGAGAG CTCAACATCGTCAAACAAATGGAGTTGGAAGAGCAGGGAGAGCAAAAGGAAGTCAAATGGGACAACAAATTCCAGTACTTGCTAACCATCATTGGCTTTGCAGTTGGACTTGGAAACATTTGGCGCTTTCCCTTCCTTTGCCAAACTTACGGAGGAG GGGCCTTCCTCATCCCGTACCTGATAGCGCTGGTGATTGAGGGTCTCCCCCTGCTCTACCTGGAGTTGGCCATCGGACAGAGGATCCGCAAGGGAACCATTGGATCGTGGCGAGAGATCTCACCCTTGCTGGGTGGAATTG GCATCAGCTCCATGCTGGTATCTTTTCTGATTGCACTTTTCTACACCTCCGTCCTGGCTTGGGTGCTGTGGTACTTCTACAACTCGTTCCAAATCCCTCTGCCGTGGAGCCAGTGTCCGGCTAATGAAACAA AATTGATGGCCGAATGCCTGAAAAGCACTCCGGTTAATTTCTTCTGGTACCGCAAGACCCTCAACATCACTCCTGACATTGAGACCAGCGGTTCTCTGCAGTGGTGGTTGGTGGTCTGCCTGGCCTGCAACTGGTCATTGATCTATATCTGTTTCATCAGAGGAATCAAGTCCATCGGGAAG GCGGTATATGTGACAACCACGTTGCCCTACGTGGTCCTCACTATTTTTCTGTGCCATGCCCTCACCTTGCCCGGAGCCGTCGATGGACTGTTGTATCTCTTCACCCCTGAC TGGCAGATCATGAAGAACCCGCAGGTGTGGCTTGACGCCGCGACTCAAATCTTCTTCTCCCTCTCGTTGGCCTTTGGAGGTCTGATAGCGTTCTCCAGTTACAACAATGAGCA CAACAACTGCGAGAAGGATGCCCTTATTGTGGGAATAATCAACAGCGCCACGTCCCTGTACGCATCCATTGCCGTCTTTGCCGTCCTGGGCTTTAAAGCCAACAACGACTTGCAAAACTGTCAGACGGAGTACGTGGCGAAGTTCAACGAAATGTCCGGACAGCTTGACTTGACCATTTTCGACCAGGGTCCACTCAACTATAGCCTGTTGGTTGAGTACATGAAGACAAATCCATCAATCAACTCCGTGCTGTCACTGAGAGAGTGTAACCTAAACACTTTCCTTGACCAG AGTGCTTCTGGAACCGGCCTGGCTTTTATCATGTTCACCCAAGCAGTGCTGGAGATGCCATACCCGCAGGTGTGGGCGGTCTTGTTTTTCCTGATGCTCTTCAGCTTGGGCTTGTCCTCCATGTTTGGCACCCTCGAGGGAGTCCTCAACCCCATTCGCGAGCTCAACGTTGTGCCCAAGTGGCTCCCTGTTGAAGTGTGGACAG GGCTGGTGTGCTTGACTGCCTTCTTGATGTCTCTCATCTTCACCATGGGATCTGGGAACTATTGGGTTGAGGTGTTCAACACTTACGTGGGATCCATCCCCCTCCTCATTATTGCCTTTTTCGAAGTCGTCGGAGTGGCGTATGTCCACAGAATGAAAAA TTTCAGTGACGACATCTTTTTCATGACCGGCAAGAAGCCCAGTTTTTACTGGAGGATTTGTTGGACCATCGTCAGTCCTTTGATGCTGATCTCAGTATTGATCGCCTACGTGGCACTCGAGGCACAGCATACCCCCACCTTTGGCACATGGGACCCGGCTTAT GAGCTGTTCCCCCAAACTCAGGTGAAGCCCTACCCCGGCTGGGTGGTTGCCATCAGCGTGCTACTTTGCGCCTTGCCCGTGAGCGCCATCCCACTTGTAGCTTTGTACCACAGCTTCAAGAAGACCTCCAGCCGTCTCAACATCAACCCGTACAGGGTTTCAATGGAGAATTCCGTGCAGGAGGACCAGCAATAA